The following proteins come from a genomic window of Liolophura sinensis isolate JHLJ2023 chromosome 13, CUHK_Ljap_v2, whole genome shotgun sequence:
- the LOC135481095 gene encoding rap guanine nucleotide exchange factor 1-like isoform X4 — protein MGLKTQERFTPPQKKEDIDKLKDEVANVHRSLGYIKEVVDKEKLQILPGSATIVLDTVMEVFTLLSNYFMNQESSTLISRHNQVYQSLARFIRWSDDILLHGDKALNKDNANEVIRALSDGVKELTQISIDKLELRKTSAPTSPGSNGSASLQESYSSKTCSLPDIPLTPREREILAETSVDTGMYDNTDRLSHSNDSLINNNYVTLSDKESSPPPKPPLPSGRVSPNLHIGSLGRPSSGEVMQTSIAPPPLPQKRRSQGGSDLMTSTPNTDMEQVSRLSPHSSMSSPSGDQAMGSLSSHLATFSQSPRSTSPLSRSPTSSVGSGLNQSTEDLLGMSSKGSSLTNSVSVTSSSTGSTPTSDPSLSMYDNMNMPAIGERIPGMTQCVDQINQLTFKINQLTTNIEEKPPLLPDKKRQFGRFPSTYDNLPDAFFHMPGTKVVVGRMFEQRTSSMSSSRSLTTCSITQRTSSQETYSSSETFSSTSHSSMESLPNRPPPLPPKKRHIHAYMQTIGSYTQPSALEYLPRHSINFYESQWHRHQEELFQPLQVRSNTISVMSDLSSGSSDLFSLEDGFSSASPPALPSKQRALPCSSHSSASGQYDFNIDLREKASSLIETPTSLTVDFGNDLKRSSAPANMDEPSAERKPASPKPDIQKDADSDFAELNPLDDVDVSDQMVRKKKGEDGPDIRGGTVDALIVHATTAGKNGSEGDLVKAEDLMYQEAFLTTYRTFISPRELIDKLLYRFHKFHHCSDHKKRASRNAFSLLVRIIDELSSTELDDSIIQRMMDLVFELLCQGELMLARLLRRKIIEKCEARKKAQEASKLVHLLSSKSISTHPPDLLQFKSHDLAEQMTLMDATLFQKIEIPEVLLWAKEQSEELSPNLTLFTEHFNKMSYWCRTKILVQEEAKDREKYLMKFIKIMRHLRKISNFNSYLAILSALDSAPVRRLEWQKQNMEALKEFCQLIDSSSSFRAYRQALAETEPPCIPYIGLILQDLTFINIGNPDYLADGSINFAKRWQQFNILDNMRRFKKCNYPIKRSEKVLSVFNNFDDYHSEETLWQISEKIKPRGGVKKKVESTEEAKAS, from the exons ATGGGATTGAAAACACAAGAAAGGTTTACACCTCCGCAGAAAAAAGAG GACATCGACAAACTCAAAGATGAGGTTGCTAATGTTCACCGCTCCCTGGGTTACATAAAAGAGGTGGTGGACAAGGAGAAGTTACAGATTCTCCCCGGTTCAGCCACCATCGTCCTCGACACCGTCATGGAAGTCTTCACCCTGCTAAGTAACTACTTCATGAATCAGGAAAG CTCGACACTGATCTCACGACACAACCAAGTGTACCAGAGCCTTGCCCGCTTCATCCGCTGGTCAGATGATATCCTTCTCCATGGAGACAAGGCCCTGAACAAGGATAATGCAAATGAGGTCATCAGAGCCTTGTCTGATGGGGTCAAG GAGCTGACCCAGATATCTATAGACAAATTAGAACTTAGAAAAACAAGTGCTCCTACCTCCCCTGGTAGCAATGGCAGTGCAAGTTTACAAGAAAG TTACTCCTCCAAGACCTGCTCCCTGCCCGATATTCCCCTTACCCCAAGGGAACGTGAGATTCTGGCAGAGACGAGTGTGGACACGGGGATGTATGACAACACCGACAGACTGTCTCACTCCAACGACAGCCTCATCAACAATAACTACGTCACTCTGTCGGACAAGGAGAGCTCCCCACCCCCCAAGCCTCCACTCCCGTCGGGGAGAGTCTCCCCTAATCTACACATAGG GTCTTTAGGCCGACCTTCCTCAGGGGAAGTAATGCAGACCTCGATTGCGCCCCCACCACTTCCGCAGAAGCGACGATCTCAAGGCGGCTCAGACCTTATGACAAGCACACCAAACACAGATATGGAGCAAGTTTCCAGACTGTCCCCTCACAGTAGTATGTCCAGTCCCTCAGGTGACCAAGCCATGGGGTCATTATCCAGTCATTTAGCCACGTTCAGCCAATCGCCACGCAGCACATCACCACTGAGTCGCTCTCCAACAAGCAGTGTGGGATCCGGTTTGAACCAGTCAACCGAGGATCTACTGGGCATGTCCAGCAAAGGTAGCAGTCTGACTAATAGTGTATCTGTGACGTCGTCGTCAACGGGATCTACGCCGACGTCAGATCCCAGCCTGTCGATGTATGACAACATGAACATGCCAGCCATAGGTGAACGCATCCCCGGGATGACACAGTGTGTTGATCAGATCAATCAGCTGACCTTCAAAATTAACCAGCTGACCACAAACATTGAGGAAAAGCCCCCACTCTTGCCGGACAAGAAACGACAGTTCGGGCGCTTCCCATCAACATACGACAACTTGCCCGATGCTTTTTTCCACATGCCTGGCACCAAGGTGGTGGTGGGTCGCATGTTTGAGCAGCGCACGAGCTCGATGTCGAGCAGCCGGTCGCTGACAACGTGTAGCATCACGCAGCGCACCAGCTCGCAGGAGACGTACTCGAGTTCAGAGACCTTCTCCAGTACTAGTCACTCCAGCATGGAGAGTCTTCCCAATAGACCGCCGCCCCTACCACCAAAGAAAAGACACA TCCATGCTTACATGCAGACAATCGGATCCTACACTCAGCCTTCAGCATTGGAATACCTGCCCCGTCACTCCATCAACTTCTACGAGTCTCAGTGGCACCGCCACCAGGAGGAGCTGTTTCAACCGCTACAGGTTCGCTCTAACACAATCAGCGTCATGTCAGACCTCTCATCAGGAAGCTCAGACTTGTTCTCACTGGAAGACGGCTTCAGCTCCGCATCTCCCCCGGCACTGCCATCAAAGCAGAGA GCTCTGCCTTGTAGTAGTCACTCCTCTGCGTCTGGTCAGTACGACTTCAATATTGACCTCAGAGAGAAGGCCTCCAGTCTGATAGAGACGCCAACCTCACTGACAGTAGACTT TGGTAATGACCTCAAAAGGTCATCTGCACCAGCGAATATGGATGAACCTTCagctgagaggaagccagcgtcaCCAAAGCCTGACATCCAGAAAGATGCTGACTCGGACTTCGCTGAGTTAAATCCGCTTGACGATGTTGATGTGTCCGATCAGATGGTTCGCAAAAAGAAG GGTGAGGATGGGCCTGACATTAGGGGTGGAACAGTCGATGCCCTCATTGTTCATGCCACAACGGCCGGCAAAAATG GCTCTGAAGGAGACCTAGTTAAAGCTGAAG ACCTGATGTACCAGGAGGCCTTCCTGACAACTTACAGAACATTTATCTCCCCTAGAGAGCTGATAGACAAACTCCTCTACAGGTTCCACAAGTTCCACCATTGCAGTGATCACAAGAAGCGCGCCTCGCGCAACGCATTCTCACTGCTTGTACGCATTATTGACGAGTTGAG TTCTACAGAACTTGATGACAGTATTATACAACGCATGATGGACCTTGTCTTTGAACTGCTGTGCCAAGGGGAGTTAATGCTAGCTAGGTTATTACGGAGGAAAATCATCGAAAAGTGCGAAGCGCGAAAGAAAGCCCAGGAGGCCAGCAAGCTAGTTCATCTTCTTTCATCAAAGAGTATCTCAACACA CCCTCCAGACTTGTTGCAGTTTAAGTCCCATGATTTGGCAGAACAAATGACACTTATGGACGCAACACTTTTCCAGAAAATTGAG ATTCCTGAAGTTTTACTCTGGGCCAAAGAACAATCAGAGGAGCTTAGTCCCAACCTGACTTTGTTTACTGAACACTTCAACAAAATGTCATACTG GTGTCGCACAAAGATTTTAGTCCAGGAAGAAGCCAAAGACAGGGAGAAGTACTTgatgaaatttattaaaatcaTGAGG CATTTACGGAAGATCAGTAACTTTAACTCTTACCTGGCAATTCTCTCAGCCCTGGACTCGGCACCTGTGCGGAGATTAGAGTGGCAGAAACAGAATATGGAG GCCTTGAAGGAGTTCTGTCAGCTGATAGACAGTTCCTCGTCATTCAGGGCATACCGTCAAGCCTTGGCTGAGACAGAGCCACCATGTATACCATACAT